The Saccharopolyspora gloriosae genome window below encodes:
- a CDS encoding dipeptide ABC transporter ATP-binding protein, whose amino-acid sequence MSEPILEVRDLVKHFPINRGVVFQRTVGHVRAVDGVSFDLNKGETLGIVGESGCGKSTLAQVLMRLEKPTSGTATFEGRDMFKMSGPELRKLRRDMQIVLQDPYTSLNPRRTVGDIIGEPFEIHSEVAPKGDRRRKVQELLDLVGLNPEHIQRYPHQFSGGQRQRIGIARALALRPKVIVCDEPVSALDVSIQAQVMNLLGELQQELGLSYVFIAHDLGVVRHLSDRVGVMYLGKMVEVGTDEQIYEHPQHPYTQALLSSVPVPDPTLRGKREVIRLTGDVPSPANPPSGCRFRTRCWKAQDICAEKVPELEVRLGDHPSACHFAEEHPHVVA is encoded by the coding sequence GTGAGTGAGCCGATCCTCGAAGTGCGGGACCTGGTCAAGCACTTCCCGATCAACCGGGGCGTCGTCTTCCAGCGGACCGTCGGGCACGTTCGGGCCGTCGACGGCGTGTCCTTCGACCTGAACAAGGGCGAGACGCTGGGCATCGTCGGCGAGTCCGGCTGCGGCAAGTCGACGCTCGCACAGGTGCTGATGCGGCTGGAGAAACCGACCAGCGGCACGGCCACCTTCGAGGGCCGCGACATGTTCAAGATGAGCGGTCCGGAGCTGCGCAAGTTGCGCCGCGACATGCAGATCGTGCTGCAGGACCCCTACACCTCGCTGAACCCGCGCCGCACCGTCGGCGACATCATCGGGGAGCCGTTCGAGATCCACTCCGAGGTGGCGCCGAAGGGCGATCGGCGGCGCAAGGTGCAGGAGCTGCTGGACCTGGTCGGGCTCAACCCGGAGCACATCCAGCGCTACCCGCACCAGTTCTCCGGCGGTCAGCGCCAGCGCATCGGCATCGCGCGGGCGCTGGCGCTGCGGCCTAAGGTGATCGTGTGCGACGAGCCGGTGTCCGCGCTCGACGTCTCGATCCAGGCCCAGGTGATGAACCTGCTCGGTGAGCTGCAGCAGGAGCTCGGGCTGTCGTACGTGTTCATCGCGCACGACCTCGGCGTGGTGCGCCACCTGTCGGACCGGGTGGGCGTGATGTACCTGGGCAAGATGGTCGAGGTCGGCACCGACGAGCAGATCTACGAGCACCCGCAGCACCCGTACACGCAGGCGCTGCTGTCCTCTGTCCCGGTGCCCGATCCGACGTTGCGCGGCAAGCGCGAGGTCATCCGGCTCACCGGTGACGTGCCCAGCCCGGCGAATCCGCCGTCGGGCTGCCGGTTCCGCACCCGCTGCTGGAAGGCGCAGGACATCTGCGCGGAGAAGGTCCCGGAGCTGGAGGTCCGGCTGGGAGACCACCCGTCGGCCTGCCACTTCGCGGAGGAACACCCGCACGTCGTGGCGTGA
- a CDS encoding oligopeptide/dipeptide ABC transporter ATP-binding protein, protein MSEKGDNAGGRLLDVEDLHVEFRTRDGVAKVLNGVSYHVKAGETLAVLGESGSGKSVTAQTVMGILDTPPGFVTGGAIRYDGEDLLTATEDRRRQLRGESMSMIFQDALSALNPVYTVGFQIAEQLRTRRGMSRKDATARAVELLDQVKIPNAKQRVKEYPHQFSGGMRQRAMIAMSLALDPELLIADEPTTALDVTVQAQIMDLLDELRRDRGMGLILITHDLGVVAEVADRIVVMYAGRIVESADAYGLYEQPGHPYTEGLMRSIPRLDLKGQDLETIKGLPPNLMKIPSGCPFHPRCPRAEDRCREQVPEQHQLGSGRTSACHFAEELMTSE, encoded by the coding sequence GTGTCCGAGAAGGGCGACAACGCAGGCGGACGGCTGCTCGACGTCGAGGACCTGCACGTGGAGTTCCGCACCCGCGACGGCGTCGCGAAGGTGCTCAACGGCGTGAGCTACCACGTCAAGGCCGGTGAAACGCTGGCGGTGCTGGGCGAATCCGGTTCCGGCAAGAGCGTCACCGCGCAGACGGTGATGGGCATCCTCGACACCCCGCCGGGGTTCGTCACCGGCGGCGCGATCCGCTACGACGGCGAGGACCTGCTCACCGCCACCGAGGACCGGCGCAGGCAGCTGCGCGGCGAATCGATGTCGATGATCTTCCAGGACGCGCTCTCGGCGCTGAACCCCGTCTACACGGTGGGGTTCCAGATCGCCGAGCAGCTGCGCACCCGGCGCGGCATGTCCCGCAAGGACGCCACGGCGCGCGCGGTGGAGCTGCTGGACCAGGTCAAGATCCCGAACGCCAAGCAGCGCGTGAAGGAGTACCCGCACCAGTTCTCCGGCGGCATGCGGCAGCGCGCGATGATCGCGATGTCGCTGGCGCTGGACCCGGAGCTGCTCATCGCGGACGAGCCGACGACGGCGCTGGACGTGACGGTGCAGGCGCAGATCATGGACCTGCTCGACGAGCTGCGCCGGGACCGCGGGATGGGCCTGATCCTCATCACCCACGACCTGGGCGTGGTCGCGGAGGTCGCGGACCGGATCGTGGTGATGTACGCGGGTCGCATCGTGGAGTCCGCGGACGCCTACGGGCTCTACGAGCAGCCCGGCCACCCGTACACCGAGGGCCTGATGCGGTCCATCCCGCGCCTGGACCTCAAGGGCCAGGACCTGGAGACGATCAAGGGCCTGCCGCCGAACCTGATGAAGATCCCGAGCGGCTGCCCGTTCCACCCGCGTTGCCCGCGCGCCGAGGACCGCTGCCGCGAGCAGGTGCCCGAGCAGCACCAGCTGGGTTCGGGCCGGACCAGCGCCTGCCACTTCGCCGAGGAGCTGATGACCAGTGAGTGA
- a CDS encoding ABC transporter permease: MPEPTVSATTAQPTDSERTAAEPASAARPEKPRGLWGDAWQDLRRRPMFLVASAIILLLLVMAAFPQLFTSLDPTRGSLSHARELPSAEAWFGYDTQGRDIYARAIYGARASIIVGVLATVVTVLIGSIFGLVGGYLGGWLDNLLSRFAEIFLGLPFVLGAIVILTTLNPATGIPDPVRIITLVILSISALSWPIAMRIMRSAAISAREQDYVKAARALGASPARIIFRHMLPNCLAPVLVYATIALGGFIGAEATLSFLGLGLRSPVVSWGVMIADSRDYISVAPHLLMFPAGFLVVTVLAFVMLGDAVRDALDPKQK, translated from the coding sequence ATGCCTGAACCGACTGTCTCCGCCACCACCGCGCAGCCGACCGACTCCGAGCGGACGGCGGCCGAGCCTGCCTCGGCCGCTCGCCCCGAGAAGCCCCGCGGGCTCTGGGGCGATGCCTGGCAGGACCTGCGCAGGCGACCGATGTTCCTCGTCGCCTCCGCGATCATCCTGCTGCTGCTGGTGATGGCCGCGTTCCCGCAGCTGTTCACCTCGCTGGACCCCACGCGGGGTTCGCTCTCGCACGCGCGGGAGCTGCCTTCGGCCGAAGCGTGGTTCGGCTACGACACCCAGGGGCGCGACATCTACGCGCGGGCGATCTACGGAGCGCGCGCCTCGATCATCGTGGGTGTGCTCGCCACGGTCGTGACCGTGCTGATCGGCTCCATCTTCGGCCTGGTGGGCGGCTACCTGGGCGGCTGGCTGGACAACCTGCTCTCGCGGTTCGCCGAGATCTTCCTCGGCCTGCCGTTCGTGCTGGGCGCCATCGTCATCCTGACCACGCTGAACCCGGCCACGGGCATCCCGGACCCGGTGCGGATCATCACGCTGGTGATCCTGTCGATCTCGGCGCTGTCCTGGCCCATCGCGATGCGGATCATGCGTTCGGCCGCGATCTCGGCCCGCGAGCAGGACTACGTGAAGGCCGCGCGAGCGCTCGGTGCGAGCCCGGCGCGGATCATCTTCCGGCACATGCTGCCGAACTGCCTGGCTCCCGTGCTGGTCTACGCGACCATCGCGCTGGGCGGTTTCATCGGCGCCGAGGCGACGTTGTCGTTCCTCGGGCTGGGCCTGCGCTCACCGGTGGTGTCCTGGGGCGTGATGATCGCGGATTCGCGCGATTACATCTCCGTCGCCCCGCACCTGCTGATGTTCCCCGCAGGCTTCCTGGTGGTGACCGTGCTGGCATTCGTGATGCTCGGTGACGCCGTCCGCGACGCGCTCGACCCGAAGCAGAAGTAG
- a CDS encoding SAM-dependent methyltransferase produces the protein MGENERTGPPSMPSVPDTDRPNSARMYDYYLGGSAHFAIDRKAADDALEVLPQSAVYAKANRAFLGRAVRFLLSQGVDQFLDLGSGIPTVGNVHEIAHRINPAAKVGYVDHEPVAVAHAQRMLAGQSNVTITQADVRDPESVLTAPGVAGMLDFSRPVAVLAIAILPFVPDDAEAHALVASYRAVSAPGSWLAISHISQVSATDEQVRVAHEVMGRTPTPVLWRDRDRIASLFNGYRLADPGLVLSPLWRPDTQISFGEAAQANAYGGVGLLDG, from the coding sequence ATGGGCGAGAACGAACGCACCGGGCCACCGTCGATGCCTTCGGTACCGGACACCGACCGTCCCAACTCGGCCCGCATGTACGACTACTACCTGGGCGGCTCCGCGCATTTCGCGATCGACCGGAAGGCCGCCGACGACGCGCTGGAAGTCCTGCCGCAGTCGGCGGTGTACGCCAAGGCGAACCGCGCGTTCCTCGGCCGGGCGGTGCGCTTCCTGCTCTCCCAGGGCGTCGACCAGTTCCTCGACCTCGGCTCCGGCATCCCCACCGTCGGCAACGTGCACGAGATCGCGCACCGGATCAACCCGGCCGCCAAGGTCGGCTACGTCGATCACGAGCCGGTCGCCGTGGCGCACGCGCAGCGCATGCTCGCCGGCCAGTCGAACGTCACGATCACCCAAGCCGACGTGCGCGACCCGGAAAGCGTGCTCACCGCGCCCGGAGTCGCCGGGATGCTCGACTTCTCCCGCCCGGTGGCGGTGCTGGCCATCGCGATCCTGCCGTTCGTGCCCGACGACGCCGAAGCGCACGCGCTGGTCGCGAGCTACCGCGCGGTGAGCGCTCCCGGCAGCTGGCTGGCGATCTCGCACATCTCGCAGGTGTCGGCCACCGACGAGCAGGTGCGGGTGGCGCACGAGGTGATGGGCCGCACCCCGACGCCCGTGCTGTGGCGCGACCGCGACCGCATCGCGAGCCTGTTCAACGGCTACCGGCTCGCCGATCCGGGCCTGGTGCTCTCACCGCTGTGGCGCCCGGACACCCAGATCAGCTTCGGCGAGGCCGCCCAGGCCAACGCCTACGGCGGAGTGGGCCTGCTCGACGGCTGA